In a genomic window of Deltaproteobacteria bacterium:
- a CDS encoding MBL fold metallo-hydrolase, translating to MTTSFIRLSTLLAVLCISASAARAGDAKRDESDPCESVKPAAAGGPVPHDDEKLVVRWLGTTNYEISYRGQVLLFDTYFDRGPRNRPIGLLSAQVTRADAIFLGHGHFDHMSDASRRSRCASAFAPSAARRPTRSCSRRG from the coding sequence ATGACGACTTCATTCATCCGCCTCAGCACATTGCTCGCGGTGCTCTGCATTTCGGCTTCCGCTGCGCGGGCGGGCGACGCGAAGCGCGACGAGAGCGATCCCTGCGAAAGCGTCAAGCCGGCCGCCGCAGGCGGTCCAGTTCCGCACGATGACGAGAAGCTGGTGGTTCGCTGGCTCGGGACCACGAATTACGAGATCTCGTACCGGGGCCAGGTCCTTCTCTTCGACACCTACTTCGACCGCGGCCCGCGCAACCGCCCCATCGGGTTGCTTTCTGCGCAGGTGACTCGCGCGGACGCCATCTTTCTCGGCCACGGCCACTTCGATCACATGAGCGATGCGTCTCGTCGATCGCGCTGCGCCTCGGCATTCGCGCCATCGGCGGCCCGCCGACCTACGAGAAGCTGCTCACGCAGGGGATGA